In a genomic window of Homo sapiens chromosome 22, GRCh38.p14 Primary Assembly:
- the CARD10 gene encoding caspase recruitment domain-containing protein 10, with the protein MPGRAEAGEAEEEAGAGSGSEAEEDALWERIEGVRHRLARALNPAKLTPYLRQCRVIDEQDEEEVLSTYRFPCRVNRTGRLMDILRCRGKRGYEAFLEALEFYYPEHFTLLTGQEPAQRCSMILDEEGPEGLTQFLMTEVRRLREARKSQLQREQQLQARGRVLEEERAGLEQRLRDQQQAQERCQRLREDWEAGSLELLRLKDENYMIAMRLAQLSEEKNSAVLRSRDLQLAVDQLKLKVSRLEEECALLRRARGPPPGAEEKEKEKEKEKEPDNVDLVSELRAENQRLTASLRELQEGLQQEASRPGAPGSERILLDILEHDWREAQDSRQELCQKLHAVQGELQWAEELRDQYLQEMEDLRLKHRTLQKDCDLYKHRMATVLAQLEEIEKERDQAIQSRDRIQLQYSQSLIEKDQYRKQVRGLEAERDELLTTLTSLEGTKALLEVQLQRAQGGTCLKACASSHSLCSNLSSTWSLSEFPSPLGGPEATGEAAVMGGPEPHNSEEATDSEKEINRLSILPFPPSAGSILRRQREEDPAPPKRSFSSMSDITGSVTLKPWSPGLSSSSSSDSVWPLGKPEGLLARGCGLDFLNRSLAIRVSGRSPPGGPEPQDKGPDGLSFYGDRWSGAVVRRVLSGPGSARMEPREQRVEAAGLEGACLEAEAQQRTLLWNQGSTLPSLMDSKACQSFHEALEAWAKGPGAEPFYIRANLTLPERADPHALCVKAQEILRLVDSAYKRRQEWFCTRVDPLTLRDLDRGTVPNYQRAQQLLEVQEKCLPSSRHRGPRSNLKKRALDQLRLVRPKPVGAPAGDSPDQLLLEPCAEPERSLRPYSLVRPLLVSALRPVVLLPECLAPRLIRNLLDLPSSRLDFQVCPAESLSGEELCPSSAPGAPKAQPATPGLGSRIRAIQESVGKKHCLLELGARGVRELVQNEIYPIVIHVEVTEKNVREVRGLLGRPGWRDSELLRQCRGSEQVLWGLPCSWVQVPAHEWGHAEELAKVVRGRILQEQARLVWVECGSSRGCPSSSEA; encoded by the exons ATGCCGGGCCGGGCGGAGGCgggggaggccgaggaggaggcCGGGGCCGGCTCGGGGTCTGAGGCGGAGGAGGACGCGCTGTGGGAGCGAATCGAGGGCGTCCGGCATCGGCTGGCTCGCGCCCTGAACCCGGCCAAGCTCACGCCGTATCTGCGCCAGTGCCGGGTCATCGACGAGCAGGACGAGGAGGAGGTGCTGAGCACCTACCGCTTCCCGTGCCGCGTCAACCGCACCG GGCGCCTGATGGACATCTTGCGCTGCCGTGGCAAGAGGGGCTATGAGGCCTTCCTGGAAGCCCTGGAGTTCTACTACCCCGAACACTTCACGCTGCTCACGGGCCAGGAACCCGCCCAGCGCTGCTCCATGATCCTCG ATGAGGAGGGGCCTGAGGGCCTGACCCAATTCTTGATGACAGAGGTGCGACGGCTGCGGGAAGCTCGCAAGAGCCAGCTGCAGCGGGAGCAGCAACTGCAGGCCCGGGGCCGGGTGCTCGAGGAGGAGCGGGCAGGGCTGGAGCAGCGGCTGCGGGACcagcagcaggctcaggagcgCTGTCAACGGCTGCGGGAGGACTGGGAGGCGGGCAGCCTGGAGCTGCTGCGGCTCAAGGATGAGAACTACATGATCGCCATGCGCCTGGCACAGCTCAGTGAGGAGAAGAACTCGGCTGTACTTCGCAGCCGTGACCTGCAGCTGGCG GTGGATCAGCTCAAGCTCAAAGTGAGTCGGCTGGAGGAAGAGTGTGCACTGCTTCGAAGGGCCAGGGGCCCGCCCCCTGGggcagaggagaaggagaaggagaaggagaaggagaaggagccaGACAATGTGGACCTTGTCTCTGAGCTGCGTGCTGAGAACCAGCGGCTGACGGCGTCACTGCGGGAGTTGCAGGAGGGCCTGCAGCAG GAGGCGAGCCGGCCGGGGGCCCCGGGCTCCGAGCGCATCCTGCTGGACATCCTAGAGCATGACTGGCGGGAGGCGCAGGACAGCAGGCAGGAGCTGTGCCAGAAGCTGCATGCCGTGCAGGGGGAGCTGCAGTGGGCCGAGGAGCTGCGCGACCAG TACCTGCAGGAGATGGAAGACCTGCGGCTCAAGCACCGCACGCTGCAGAAGGACTGTGACCTGTACAAGCACCGCATGGCCACTGTCCTGGCCCAACTGGAGGAGATTGAGAAGGAGCGAGACCAG gCCATCCAGAGCCGTGACCGGATCCAGTTGCAGTACTCACAGAGCCTCATCGAGAAGGACCAGTACCGCAAGCAGGTGCGGGGCCTGGAGGCGGAGCGGGATGAGCTGCTGACAACGCTCACCAGCCTGGAGGGCACCAAGGCTCTGCTGGAGGTTCAGCTGCAGCGGGCCCAGGGTGGCACCTGCCTCAAG gCCTGTGCCTCCTCCCATTCCCTGTGCTCCAACCTCAGCAGCACTTGGAGCCTGAGCGAGTTCCCCTCCCCTCTGGGAGGCCCAGAAGCAACTGGGGAGGCAGCTGTCATGGGGGGACCTGAGCCTCACAACTCG GAGGAAGCCACAGACAGTGAAAAGGAGATCAATCGGCTCTCCATCCTGCCCTTCCCCCCCAGTGCCGGCTCCATCCTCCGCCGGCAGCGTGAGGAAGACCCCGCACCCCCTAAGAG ATCCTTCAGCAGCATGTCAGACATCACAG GGAGTGTGACACTTAAGCCCTGGTCCCCTGGCCTCTCTTCGTCCTCATCCTCTGACAGCGTGTGGCCTTTGGGAAAGCCGGAAGGCCTCCTGGCTCGGGGCTGTGGCCTGGACTTCCTCAACAG GTCTCTGGCTATTCGGGTGTCTGGCCGGAGCCCCCCAGGGGGCCCAGAGCCGCAGGACAAGGGACCAGATGGACTGTCGTTTTATGGGGACAGATGGTCTGGGGCTGTGGTGCGCAGGGTGCTGTCTGGGCCTGGGTCCGCCAGGATGGAACCAAGAGAG CAAAGGGTGGAAGCTGCTGGTCTGGAGGGGGCGTGCCTGGAAGCCGAGGCCCAGCAGAGAACCTTGCTCTGGAATCAGGGGTCCACACTCCCCTCCCTGATGGACTCGAAGG CCTGCCAGTCCTTCCACGAGGCCCTAGAAGCCTGGGCAAAGGGACCAGGTGCCGAGCCCTTCTACATTCGTGCCAACCTCACCTTGCCTGAGAGGGCAGATCCCCATGCCCTTTGCGTGAAAGCCCAAGAGATCCTTCGACTGGTGGACTCGGCATACAAGCGGAGGCAGGAATGGTTCTGCACCCGGGTTGACCCCCTCACTCTGCGGGACCTGGACCGGGGCACCGTGCCCAATTATCAGAG agcccagcagctCCTAGAAGTTCAGGAGAAATGCCTGCCCTCCAGCCGGCACCGAGGCCCCCGCAGTAAT CTGAAGAAGAGAGCCCTGGACCAGCTGCGGCTGGTGAGGCCCAAGCCCGTGGGGGCGCCTGCAGGGGACTCCCCGGATCAGCTGCTGCTGGAGCCCTGTGCAG AGCCGGAGCGGAGCCTCAGACCCTACAGTTTGGTGCGGCCGCTACTGGTGTCTGCCCTGCGGCCCGTGGTGCTGTTGCCTGAGTGCCTGGCGCCCCGGCTCATCCGTAACCTGCTAGACCTGCCCAGCTCCCGGCTGGACTTCCAAGTGTGCCCAGCGG AAAGCCTCTCTGGGGAGGAACTGTGCCCATCCTCAGCGCCTGGAGCCCCCAAGGCTCAGCCTGCCACCCCTGGGCTAGGCAGCAGGATCCGGGCCATCCAGGAGTCTGTTGGGAAG AAGCACTGCCTGCTGGAGCTGGGTGCTCGGGGTGTGCGGGAGCTGGTGCAGAACGAGATCTACCCCATCGTCATCCACGTGGAGGTGACTGAGAAGAATGTCCGGGAAGTCAG GGGTCTGCTGGGCCGGCCGGGCTGGCGGGACTCAGAGCTGCTGCGGCAGTGCCGTGGCTCAGAGCAGGTGCTCTGGGGGCTGCCCTGCTCCTGGGTGCAGGTGCCCGCCCATGAGTGGGGACACGCAGAGGAGCTGGCCAAGGTGGTGCGCGGCCGCATCCTGCAGGAGCAGGCCCGCCTCGTGTGGGTGGAGTGcggcagcagcagaggctgcccCAGCAGCAGTGAGGCCTGA
- the MFNG gene encoding beta-1,3-N-acetylglucosaminyltransferase manic fringe isoform 1 (isoform 1 is encoded by transcript variant 1) yields MQCRLPRGLAGALLTLLCMGLLCLRYHLNLSPQRVQGTPELSQPNPGPPKLQLHDVFIAVKTTRAFHRLRLELLLDTWVSRTREQTFVFTDSPDKGLQERLGSHLVVTNCSAEHSHPALSCKMAAEFDTFLASGLRWFCHVDDDNYVNPRALLQLLRAFPLARDVYVGRPSLNRPIHASEPQPHNRTRLVQFWFATGGAGFCINRKLALKMAPWASGSRFMDTSALIRLPDDCTMGYIIECKLGGRLQPSPLFHSHLETLQLLRTAQLPEQVTLSYGVFEGKLNVIKLQGPFSPEEDPSRFRSLHCLLYPDTPWCPQLGAR; encoded by the exons ATGCAGTGCCGGCTCCCGCGGGGCCTGGCTGGagccctcctcaccctcctgtGCATGGGGCTCCTGTGTCTGCGGTACCACTTGAACCTGTCCCCGCAGCGGGTACAAGGGACCCCCGAGCTGAGCCAGCCGAACCCGGGGCCCCCTAAGCTACAGCTACACGATGTCTTCATTGCAGTGAAGACGACCCGGGCTTTCCACCGCTTGCGCCTGGAGCTGCTGCTTGACACGTGGGTTTCCAGGACCAGGGAACAG ACATTTGTCTTCACCGACAGCCCAGACAAAGGCCTCCAGGAGAGACTGG GGTCCCACCTTGTGGTCACCAACTGCTCCGCGGAACACAGCCACCCAGCTCTGTCCTGCAAGATGGCTGCTGAGTTCGACACCTTCTTGGCCAGTGGGCTTAG GTGGTTCTGCCATGTGGACGATGACAACTATGTGAACCCAAGGGCGCTGCTGCAGCTTCTGAGAGCCTTCCCGCTGGCCCGCGACGTCTATGTGGGAAGGCCCAGCCTGAACCGGCCCATCCATGCCTCAGAGCCACAGCCCCACAACCGCACG AGGCTGGTACAGTTCTGGTTTGCCACTGGGGGTGCTGGCTTCTGCATCAATCGCaaactggctttgaagatggctCCGTGGGCCAG TGGCTCCCGTTTCATGGACACATCTGCTCTCATCCGGCTGCCTGATGACTGCACCATGGGCTATATCATTGAGTGCAAGCTGGGCGGCCGCCTGCAGCCCAGCCCCCTCTTTCACTCCCACCTGGAGACCCTGCAGCTGCTGAGGACTGCACAGCTCCCAGAACAG GTCACCCTCAGCTACGGTGTCTTTGAGGGGAAACTCAACGTCATTAAGCTACAGGGCCCCTTCTCCCCGGAGGAGGACCCCTCCAG
- the MFNG gene encoding beta-1,3-N-acetylglucosaminyltransferase manic fringe isoform 2 (isoform 2 is encoded by transcript variant 2): MQCRLPRGLAGALLTLLCMGLLCLRYHLNLSPQRVQGTPELSQPNPGPPKLQLHDVFIAVKTTRAFHRLRLELLLDTWVSRTREQVTRSHLVVTNCSAEHSHPALSCKMAAEFDTFLASGLRWFCHVDDDNYVNPRALLQLLRAFPLARDVYVGRPSLNRPIHASEPQPHNRTRLVQFWFATGGAGFCINRKLALKMAPWASGSRFMDTSALIRLPDDCTMGYIIECKLGGRLQPSPLFHSHLETLQLLRTAQLPEQVTLSYGVFEGKLNVIKLQGPFSPEEDPSRFRSLHCLLYPDTPWCPQLGAR; this comes from the exons ATGCAGTGCCGGCTCCCGCGGGGCCTGGCTGGagccctcctcaccctcctgtGCATGGGGCTCCTGTGTCTGCGGTACCACTTGAACCTGTCCCCGCAGCGGGTACAAGGGACCCCCGAGCTGAGCCAGCCGAACCCGGGGCCCCCTAAGCTACAGCTACACGATGTCTTCATTGCAGTGAAGACGACCCGGGCTTTCCACCGCTTGCGCCTGGAGCTGCTGCTTGACACGTGGGTTTCCAGGACCAGGGAACAGGTGACAA GGTCCCACCTTGTGGTCACCAACTGCTCCGCGGAACACAGCCACCCAGCTCTGTCCTGCAAGATGGCTGCTGAGTTCGACACCTTCTTGGCCAGTGGGCTTAG GTGGTTCTGCCATGTGGACGATGACAACTATGTGAACCCAAGGGCGCTGCTGCAGCTTCTGAGAGCCTTCCCGCTGGCCCGCGACGTCTATGTGGGAAGGCCCAGCCTGAACCGGCCCATCCATGCCTCAGAGCCACAGCCCCACAACCGCACG AGGCTGGTACAGTTCTGGTTTGCCACTGGGGGTGCTGGCTTCTGCATCAATCGCaaactggctttgaagatggctCCGTGGGCCAG TGGCTCCCGTTTCATGGACACATCTGCTCTCATCCGGCTGCCTGATGACTGCACCATGGGCTATATCATTGAGTGCAAGCTGGGCGGCCGCCTGCAGCCCAGCCCCCTCTTTCACTCCCACCTGGAGACCCTGCAGCTGCTGAGGACTGCACAGCTCCCAGAACAG GTCACCCTCAGCTACGGTGTCTTTGAGGGGAAACTCAACGTCATTAAGCTACAGGGCCCCTTCTCCCCGGAGGAGGACCCCTCCAG